In Syngnathus typhle isolate RoL2023-S1 ecotype Sweden linkage group LG14, RoL_Styp_1.0, whole genome shotgun sequence, one genomic interval encodes:
- the dr1 gene encoding protein Dr1 isoform X2, which produces MIKETLPNVRVANDARELVVNCCTEFIHLISSEANEICNKSDKKTISPEHVINALESLGFASYITEVKDVLQECKTVALKRRKASSRLENLGIPEEELLRQQQELFAKARQQQAELAQQEWLQMQQAAQQAQMAAAASATQQAGSSQDEDEDEDM; this is translated from the exons ATGATCAAAGAGACGCTGCCCAACGTGCGCGTGGCCAATGACGCGCGCGAGCTGGTGGTCAATTGCTGCACCGAGTTCATCCACCTCATCTCCTCCGAGGCCAACGAGATCTGCAACAAGTCCGACAAGAAGACCATTTCCCCCGAGCACGTCATCAACG CACTGGAGAGCCTGGGCTTTGCTTCCTACATCACGGAGGTGAAGGATGTGCTGCAGGAGTGCAAGACGGTGGCCCTGAAGAGGAGGAAGGCCAGCTCCCGCCTGGAAAACCTCGGCATCCCTGAGGAGGAGCTGCTTCGGCAACAGCAGGAGCTCTTCGCCAAG GCGCGGCAGCAGCAGGCCGAGCTGGCCCAGCAGGAGTGGCTGCAGATGCAGCAGGCGGCGCAGCAGGCCCAGATGGCAGCAGCGGCCAGCGCCACCCAGCAGGCCGGTTCCTCTCAGGACGAAGATGAGGACGAAGATATGTGA
- the LOC133166544 gene encoding scinderin-like: protein MPTLKAFHSAGKHPGLQIWRVEKLDLGEVPKELHGSFYMGDSYIVLHTNSVLSYNVHTWMGSQTSQDEKIAATILMTQLDGSLGGAAVQFTEHQGEESVSFLQYFKHGLKYQKGGVASGFRNVVTNEANVKRLLHVKGHRQVRATEVDLTWASFNKGDCFIIDFGKDIFPWAGSDSNRYERLKATQLAVDIRDNERRGRAELHIIDEGDEPEEVIKVLGPKPDLPPGSSDMPTMQKSRGSASLYMVSDASGKMSLKEVAQRNPFKQDILSSKECYILDNGQDNKIFFWKGRDSNKEEREAALTVANKFITDKKYSDKCQVQILPQGAESTLFKEFFENWLDKDETTGPGQAYTVGRIAVVKQIPFDASGLHGNNLMAAQHGMVDDGSGKVQVWRVEGGGRVPVDASSHGQFFGGDCYLLQYTYNSGGRNKHIIYIWQGNKCSRDELGASAFLAVALDDSMGGVATQVRVTQGQEPPHLLCLFGGKPLVVHLGGTSRKDGHSEPSATRLFHIRQSSTGGTRAVEVAADAASLNSNDVFVLKWPKGNFVWKGRGATPEEMVAAKHVISILGGGTPTEVAETKEPENFWKALGGRKDYQTSLVLQNTKVWQPRLFGCSNASGRINVEEVPGELDQLDLETDDVMILDTCLQLFIWIGKDANETEKKGAVHIAEEYLKSDPSGRHGTPVTTIKQGEELPSFTGWFQAWDPTLWDKDLLAVIGAR, encoded by the exons ATGCCGACTCTCAAAGCATTCCATTCAGCGGGGAAGCATCCCGGTCTTCAGATATGGCGTGTGGAGAAGCTGGACTTGGGGGAGGTGCCCAAAGAACTGCACGGAAGCTTCTACATGGGAGACTCCTACATCGTCCTCCACACCAACTCCGTGCTGTCTTACAACGTGCACACCTGGATGG GCTCGCAGACGTCCCAGGATGAGAAAATAGCGGCGACTATTTTGATGACACAGCTGGACGGCTCCCTGGGCGGCGCCGCCGTACAGTTCACTGAGCACCAGGGTGAAGAGTCGGTGTCTTTCCTCCAGTATTTCAAACACGGACTCAAGTACCAG AAAGGGGGCGTGGCTTCAGGCTTCCGTAACGTGGTAACCAACGAAGCAAATGTCAAGCGtctgctgcacgtgaaaggtcACCGACAGGTACGCGCCACTGAGGTGGACCTGACCTGGGCTAGCTTCAACAAGGGGGACTGCTTCATTATTGACTTTGGCAAG GACATCTTCCCCTGGGCGGGCAGCGACAGCAACCGGTACGAGCGGCTGAAGGCCACGCAACTGGCCGTGGACATCCGTGACAACGAGCGGCGAGGACGCGCGGAGCTGCACATCATCGACGAGGGAGATGAGCCCGAGGAGGTCATCAAG gtTCTGGGACCAAAGCCCGATCTGCCTCCAGGAAGTTCAGACATGCCTACCATGCAAAAGAGCAGAGGCTCTGCATCTCTCTACATG GTGTCAGATGCTTCAGGCAAGATGTCACTGAAGGAGGTGGCTCAGAGGAACCCCTTCAAGCAGGACATCCTCTCCAGCAAAGAGTGCTACATTCTAGATAATGGCCAAGACAACAAGATCTTCTTCTGGAAAG GTCGGGACTCTAACAAGGAAGAGCGGGAAGCCGCGCTTACCGTTGCCAATAAGTTCATCACGGACAAGAAGTACTCAGACAAGTGTCAG GTCCAAATCCTGCCGCAAGGGGCAGAGAGCACCCTGttcaaggagttctttgagaaCTGGCTAGACAAGGATGAGACCACGGGTCCGGGTCAGGCGTACACGGTGGGAAGGATCGCCGTCGTTAAGCAGATCCCCTTTGACGCCTccggtctccatggcaacaaccTCATGGCTGCGCAGCACGGAATGGTGGATGACGGATCGGGCAAAGTGCAG GTGTGGCGCGTGGAGGGCGGCGGCCGTGTTCCTGTGGACGCGTCCTCCCACGGCCAGTTCTTTGGCGGCGACTGCTACTTGCTGCAGTATACTTATAACAGCGGTGGCAGAAACAAGCACATCATCTACATATG GCAAGGAAACAAGTGCTCCAGAGACGAGTTGGGAGCCTCTGCCTTCTTGGCCGTCGCCCTGGACGACTCCATGGGAGGCGTGGCTACACAA GTGCGCGTAACTCAGGGCCAAGAACCTCCACACCTGCTGTGCCTGTTCGGGGGCAAGCCCCTGGTGGTACATCTTGGCGGCACGTCCCGCAAGGATGGCCACAGCGAGCCAAGCGCCACCCGCCTCTTCCATATCCGCCAGAGCTCCACCGGGGGCACTCGCGCTGTCGAG GTGGCAGCGGACGCAGCTTCTCTCAACTCCAACGATGTCTTTGTGCTCAAGTGGCCCAAAGGGAACTTTGTGTGGAAGGGTCGCGGCGCCACGCCGGAGGAGATGGTGGCCGCCAAACACGTGATCAGCATTCTGGGCGGTGGCACCCCCACCGAGGTGGCCGAGACCAAGGAGCCCG AGAACTTCTGGAAGGCGCTGGGGGGGCGCAAGGACTACCAAACTTCGCTGGTCCTGCAGAACACCAAAGTATGGCAACCCAGACTCTTCGGATGCTCCAACGCCAGCGGACGAATCAAC GTGGAGGAGGTCCCCGGAGAATTGGACCAGTTGGACCTGGAGACGGACGACGTCATGATTCTGGACACTTGCCTCCAG CTCTTTATCTGGATCGGGAAAGACGCCAACGAGACAGAGAAAAAGGGAGCGGTGCATATCG CCGAGGAGTATTTGAAGTCGGACCCATCCGGCCGCCACGGGACTCCTGTCACCACCATCAAACAGGGTGAGGAGCTGCCCTCCTTTACTGGGTGGTTCCAAGCCTGGGACCCTACCTTGTGGGACAAAGACCTCCTGGCAGTCATCGGCGCTCGTTAG
- the zgc:109982 gene encoding retinol dehydrogenase 8 translates to MHASVYATMRNVSKGQALVEAAGRSLGRTLEIKQLDVCDETSIKACVDSLPERRVDILISNAGMGLIGPIECQSVDEMKTVMDTNFFGLVRLLKEILPDMKRRKKGHIVVISSVMGIQGILFNDVYAASKFAVEGFCESLAVQALRFNLNISLIEPGPVITEFEQKVYDEGLKTNLSNADAVTADMFTNIYLKNYKQIFETLGQTAEDVAEHTLRIMTSDNPPFRHQTNMLYTPMTTLKYADPNGDLPIDTFYKMVFEHDKIFSASLNFLKLLRWRSRRSFMLDKSS, encoded by the exons ATGCATGCGTCAGTGTACGCCACCATGCGGAACGTGAGCAAAGGTCAGGCGCTGGTGGAGGCGGCGGGCCGCAGTCTGGGCCGCACGCTGGAGATCAAGCAGCTGGACGTGTGCGACGAGACGTCCATCAAAGCCTGCGTGGACAGCCTGCCCGAGCGCAGGGTGGACATCCTCA TCAGTAACGCTGGCATGGGGCTGATAGGCCCCATCGAGTGCCAGTCTGTGGACGAGATGAAGACGGTGATGGACACCAACTTCTTTGGCCTGGTCAGGCTGCTCAAGGAGATCCTTCCCGACATGAAGCGGCGCAAGAAAGGCCACATCGTGGTCATCAGCAGCGTCATGGGCATCCAAG GGATCCTCTTCAACGACGTCTACGCCGCATCCAAGTTTGCTGTGGAGGGATTCTGCGAGAGTTTAGCAGTGCAAGCGCTCAGGTTCAATCTCAA CATCAGCCTGATCGAGCCGGGTCCGGTCATCACAGAGTTTGAGCAAAAGGTGTACGATGAAGGACTGAAAACGAACCTGAGCAATGCTGACGCAGTGACGGCAGATATGTTCACCAACATCTACCTGAAGAACTACAAGCAAATTTTTGAGACGCTGGGACAAACGGCAGAGGATGTGGCTGAG CACACGCTAAGGATCATGACGTCGGACAACCCTCCGTTCCGCCACCAGACCAACATGCTGTACACGCCCATGACCACGCTCAAGTATGCTGACCCCAACGGCGACCTGCCCATCGACACCTTCTACAAGATGGTCTTTGAGCATGACAAGATTTTCAGTGCCAGCCTCAACTTTCTCAAGCTGCTGCGTTGGAGGAGCAGACGCAGCTTCATGCTGGACAAAAGCAGCTAA
- the LOC133167229 gene encoding glutamine synthetase-like: MSLAESSKLNKIVKQQYLDLPQGHKVQATYVWIDGSGEGLRSKTRTLDSELKSVQDVPEWNFDGSSTFQSEGSNSDMFLIPVALFRDPFRKDPNKLVLCEVLKHNKQPAETNLRDRCRRIMSLVEKEHPWFGMEQEYTLLGTNRHPFGWPRNGFPGPQGPYYCGMGADKAYGRDAVEAHYRACLYAGVNICGTNAEVMPAQWEFQVGPCEGITMGDHLWMARYILHQVCEDFGLIASFDPKPIPGSWNGAGCHTNFSTQDMRQEGGLEVIEAAIERLAKRHHYHIRAYDPKGGLDNVRRLTGQHETSNIDEFSASVANRGCSIRIPRAVGDDKKGYFEDRRPSANCDPYIVTEALVRTCLLKEEGDEPAHYTQ; the protein is encoded by the exons ATGTCGTTAGCAGAGAGCAGTAAGTTGAACAAGATAGTCAAGCAGCAGTACCTGGACCTCCCCCAGGGACACAAGGTCCAGGCTACCTACGTCTGGATCGATGGCTCCGGAGAAGGTCTGCGCTCCAAAACCCGGACCCTGGACTCGGAACTCAAAAGCGTCCAAG ATGTTCCCGAGTGGAACTTTGACGGTTCGAGCACGTTCCAGTCTGAAGGCTCCAACAGCGACATGTTCCTGATCCCGGTGGCCTTGTTCCGGGACCCTTTCAGGAAAGACCCCAACAAGTTGGTCCTGTGTGAGGTCCTCAAGCACAACAAACAACCTGCAG AGACCAATCTTCGCGATCGGTGTCGTCGCATCATGAGCTTGGTGGAGAAGGAGCATCCCTGGTTTGGGATGGAGCAGGAGTACACGCTGCTGGGCACCAACAGACACCCGTTTGGATGGCCCCGCAATGGCTTCCCGGGACCCCAAG GTCCCTACTACTGTGGCATGGGAGCTGATAAAGCGTACGGACGCGATGCAGTGGAGGCTCACTACCGAGCCTGTTTGTACGCCGGTGTGAACATTTGTGGCACTAATGCTGAGGTCATGCCAGCGCAG TGGGAGTTCCAGGTGGGACCGTGCGAGGGCATCACCATGGGCGACCATTTGTGGATGGCTCGCTATATCCTACATCAAGTGTGTGAAGACTTTGGCTTGATTGCATCCTTTGACCCCAAGCCCATCCCAGGAAGCTGGAACGGAGCAGGGTGCCACACCAACTTCAGCACCcaggacatgaggcaggagggAGGACTCGA GGTGATCGAGGCAGCCATCGAGCGTCTGGCCAAGCGCCACCACTACCACATCCGCGCCTACGACCCCAAAGGTGGTCTCGACAACGTCCGACGCCTGACCGGTCAACATGAGACCTCCAACATTGATGAGTTCTCTGCCAGCGTGGCCAACCGTGGTTGCAGCATCCGCATCCCGAGGGCCGTGGGCGACGACAAAAAAGGCTACTTTGAGGACCGCCGCCCGTCCGCCAACTGCGATCCGTACATCGTCACCGAGGCTCTGGTACGAACCTGCCTGTTGAAGGAGGAGGGAGACGAACCTGCACATTACACCCAATGA
- the dr1 gene encoding protein Dr1 isoform X1 gives MASSSGTDDDLTIPRAAINKMIKETLPNVRVANDARELVVNCCTEFIHLISSEANEICNKSDKKTISPEHVINALESLGFASYITEVKDVLQECKTVALKRRKASSRLENLGIPEEELLRQQQELFAKARQQQAELAQQEWLQMQQAAQQAQMAAAASATQQAGSSQDEDEDEDM, from the exons ATGGCTTCGTCGTCCGGCACCGACGACGACCTGACCATACCGCGCGCCGCTATCAACAAGATGATCAAAGAGACGCTGCCCAACGTGCGCGTGGCCAATGACGCGCGCGAGCTGGTGGTCAATTGCTGCACCGAGTTCATCCACCTCATCTCCTCCGAGGCCAACGAGATCTGCAACAAGTCCGACAAGAAGACCATTTCCCCCGAGCACGTCATCAACG CACTGGAGAGCCTGGGCTTTGCTTCCTACATCACGGAGGTGAAGGATGTGCTGCAGGAGTGCAAGACGGTGGCCCTGAAGAGGAGGAAGGCCAGCTCCCGCCTGGAAAACCTCGGCATCCCTGAGGAGGAGCTGCTTCGGCAACAGCAGGAGCTCTTCGCCAAG GCGCGGCAGCAGCAGGCCGAGCTGGCCCAGCAGGAGTGGCTGCAGATGCAGCAGGCGGCGCAGCAGGCCCAGATGGCAGCAGCGGCCAGCGCCACCCAGCAGGCCGGTTCCTCTCAGGACGAAGATGAGGACGAAGATATGTGA
- the med8 gene encoding mediator of RNA polymerase II transcription subunit 8 isoform X1, protein MQQREEKQLEASLESLITQVAHVKNALHSFIFKLENEYERLTWPSVLDNFALLSGQLNTINKLLKNEKTPSFRNQLIIPLLLSQDRDDDLAKVTEHRVPVFNHEIVPDYLRTKPDPEVEEQEKQLSVEAARVGPEVAQKQIQTLNKLCSNLLEKLSNPRDEREAESAALRQNKCWFNPADTSALVGAVAFGKGLSKCRPPGGMGAAGPPGVMMSGGPPNLQQVTIGSASQLGAPPQQQGQPGKMPGIKTNIKSASASMHPYNR, encoded by the exons ATGCAG CAGCGTGAAGAGAAGCAGCTGGAAGCGTCGCTGGAGTCGCTCATCACGCAGGTGGCGCATGTAAAAAACGCCCTGCACTCTTTCATCTTCAAGCTGGAGAATGAGTATGAGCGACTCACCTG GCCATCAGTGCTGGACAACTTTGCTCTGCTGTCGGGCCAGCTGAACACCATCAACAAGCTGCTAAAGAACGAGAAGACGCCGTCTTTCCGCAACCAGCTCATTATTCCGCTGCTGCTCTCTCAAGACCGCGACGACGACTTGGCG AAAGTGACAGAGCACCGCGTGCCCGTCTTCAACCACGAGATCGTCCCCGACTATCTGCGTACTAAACCCGACCCTGAAGTGGAGGAGCAGGAGAAGCAGCTCAGCGTGGAGGCGGCACGTGTCGGGCCCGAAGTGGCGCAG AAACAAATCCAGACTTTAAACAAGTTGTGTTCCAACCTGCTGGAGAAGCTCAGCAACCCGAGAGATGAGCGGGAAGCAGAAAGCGCCG CGCTCCGCCAGAACAAATGTTGGTTCAACCCGGCCGACACCAGCGCACTGGTGGGGGCAGTGGCCTTTGGCAAGGGTTTGTCCAAGTGCCGACCCCCCGGCGGCATGGGGGCTGCGGGCCCGCCTGGTGTCATGATGTCGGGCGGTCCTCCCAACTTGCAGCAGGTCACTATCGGGAGTGCCAGCCAGCTGGGAGCACCCCCACAGCAGCAAGGCCAGCCGG GCAAGATGCCCGGGATCAAGACTAACATCAAGTCAGCTTCCGCCTCCATGCATCCTTACAACAGATGA
- the med8 gene encoding mediator of RNA polymerase II transcription subunit 8 isoform X2, with amino-acid sequence MQREEKQLEASLESLITQVAHVKNALHSFIFKLENEYERLTWPSVLDNFALLSGQLNTINKLLKNEKTPSFRNQLIIPLLLSQDRDDDLAKVTEHRVPVFNHEIVPDYLRTKPDPEVEEQEKQLSVEAARVGPEVAQKQIQTLNKLCSNLLEKLSNPRDEREAESAALRQNKCWFNPADTSALVGAVAFGKGLSKCRPPGGMGAAGPPGVMMSGGPPNLQQVTIGSASQLGAPPQQQGQPGKMPGIKTNIKSASASMHPYNR; translated from the exons ATGCAG CGTGAAGAGAAGCAGCTGGAAGCGTCGCTGGAGTCGCTCATCACGCAGGTGGCGCATGTAAAAAACGCCCTGCACTCTTTCATCTTCAAGCTGGAGAATGAGTATGAGCGACTCACCTG GCCATCAGTGCTGGACAACTTTGCTCTGCTGTCGGGCCAGCTGAACACCATCAACAAGCTGCTAAAGAACGAGAAGACGCCGTCTTTCCGCAACCAGCTCATTATTCCGCTGCTGCTCTCTCAAGACCGCGACGACGACTTGGCG AAAGTGACAGAGCACCGCGTGCCCGTCTTCAACCACGAGATCGTCCCCGACTATCTGCGTACTAAACCCGACCCTGAAGTGGAGGAGCAGGAGAAGCAGCTCAGCGTGGAGGCGGCACGTGTCGGGCCCGAAGTGGCGCAG AAACAAATCCAGACTTTAAACAAGTTGTGTTCCAACCTGCTGGAGAAGCTCAGCAACCCGAGAGATGAGCGGGAAGCAGAAAGCGCCG CGCTCCGCCAGAACAAATGTTGGTTCAACCCGGCCGACACCAGCGCACTGGTGGGGGCAGTGGCCTTTGGCAAGGGTTTGTCCAAGTGCCGACCCCCCGGCGGCATGGGGGCTGCGGGCCCGCCTGGTGTCATGATGTCGGGCGGTCCTCCCAACTTGCAGCAGGTCACTATCGGGAGTGCCAGCCAGCTGGGAGCACCCCCACAGCAGCAAGGCCAGCCGG GCAAGATGCCCGGGATCAAGACTAACATCAAGTCAGCTTCCGCCTCCATGCATCCTTACAACAGATGA